The Fulvivirga maritima genome segment GGGATATTATATTCCAACGAAATCATGCACTATTAGCAGGAAATATCGCTTATCTAATTGCTCCAAGATATCATCCTCCCAGATGGGTAGAAACCTTATGTGCCATTATGGAGCATGATGACGGTCAACAAGATTGGAGCATTTCTTCAAGAGTGTCTGACAAAGGAGAACCCCTTGATTTCACTGCTTATGAATGCGATTTAAGCCAAGCTAAAAAAGTGGTTGCAGAATCATTTTATAAGTCTAAGTGGATTCACCTGCTGGTGTCTATCCATACTCATTCTTTATATGCCGACATCAAAAATAAATCTATTGAACTACAAAACTTTCTAAAGGAGCAGGAAGTAAAACAAAAGGAATTAACTCAGGAACTGCATCTTACCAAAACAGAAGTGGATACCTACTATGCTTTTTTGAGATGGTGTGATGAGCTTTCACTACAATTATGCAGAAGATCATCTAACAATGAAGTGGGGACTTCTCCTGTAGGCTCTTTAAACAGGCAGGAAGAGAATCAATTAATCATATCATCAACAGGACAATACACGATAGATCCATGGGTGTTTTCTCATAAAGAAGTAAAACTTTATGCTGAAGTGTATGAAATAGAACAAGAGAAATTCTCTTCTGACCAAGTGTTGAAAAAATATATAGAAGCTACAATACCTTACCGAAAGGAATGGAAATTAAATTATAAATAAAAAAACTCCTGCCGACAAGCAGGAGTTTTCTGTATGTATTTTAAATAGATTGAAGACTTACCCTTTATTAAAGATTTCTTCGAGCTTATCTTCTAATTCTTTTCCTCTTAAGTTTTTGCCAATTATAACTCCATCAGGATCTAAAAGAAGGGCAAAAGGAATTGCTTTTACGTTATAAAGTTTAGCTGCTTCTGAGTTCCAGTATTTTAAGTCAGACACCTGAGTCCAATGCAAATTATCTTGCTCTATAGCCTGTAACCAGTCTTCTCTTCTTCTGTCTAGTGATACACCGTACACTTCAAACCCCTCTTCATGGTATTTATCATATAGTCTTACCACATTAGGGTTTTCTCTACGACAAGGGCCGCACCATTTAGCCCAAAAATCCACTAATACATAGTTACCTCTTAAAGATGAAAGCTTTACTACTTCTCCATCAGGATTAGGAAGTGCTATATCAGGAGCCACTTTGCCCACAGCCAGGTTCTTCATGCTCTCTACGTTCTCTATGAAGTCTTTAGCAATTGCATTATTAGGCATTTCCTTTTTTAATAACTCAGCATAGTTATTGTAAAATTCGAAATACTTATCTCTATCAAGAAAATTACCACTTCTCAAAACCTCAATCACTCCGAGTGAAGCTCCTAAAGTATCTATTTTACTCATGATCCTCTTCCTAAAAGAATCATCTAATGCCACGTAAGCCTCTTTAAGAGAATCCATTTTAGCTTCATCACCATCACGCTGGGCAGTTACAAAAGCCTCATTGATCTTTTGCACTTCTTCGCCACTCTGGAAGTTCTGAAACATTT includes the following:
- a CDS encoding TlpA disulfide reductase family protein — encoded protein: MNRISIIFFLTIFCACSGSSQTESDANGGVTITGSVSHPQNGNIILEKFTDNSTQPLDTIQLAEDNTYKVTVDVDAPGYYRLNFYNIQVVPLILDDEDIEVNVDGNNPRGFREVKGSSDHDFIVEVQKMFQNFQSGEEVQKINEAFVTAQRDGDEAKMDSLKEAYVALDDSFRKRIMSKIDTLGASLGVIEVLRSGNFLDRDKYFEFYNNYAELLKKEMPNNAIAKDFIENVESMKNLAVGKVAPDIALPNPDGEVVKLSSLRGNYVLVDFWAKWCGPCRRENPNVVRLYDKYHEEGFEVYGVSLDRRREDWLQAIEQDNLHWTQVSDLKYWNSEAAKLYNVKAIPFALLLDPDGVIIGKNLRGKELEDKLEEIFNKG
- a CDS encoding DUF3891 family protein, which translates into the protein MIVNRTNKGWDIIFQRNHALLAGNIAYLIAPRYHPPRWVETLCAIMEHDDGQQDWSISSRVSDKGEPLDFTAYECDLSQAKKVVAESFYKSKWIHLLVSIHTHSLYADIKNKSIELQNFLKEQEVKQKELTQELHLTKTEVDTYYAFLRWCDELSLQLCRRSSNNEVGTSPVGSLNRQEENQLIISSTGQYTIDPWVFSHKEVKLYAEVYEIEQEKFSSDQVLKKYIEATIPYRKEWKLNYK